One genomic window of Pungitius pungitius chromosome 11, fPunPun2.1, whole genome shotgun sequence includes the following:
- the deptor gene encoding DEP domain-containing mTOR-interacting protein isoform X2, with amino-acid sequence MVLEGEMDGIGFTMQKKAAELERLAEVLVTGEQLRLRLHEGKLIKDRRHHLRTYPNCFLAKELIDWLIEHKEASDRDTAIKIMQKLLDQSIIHHVCDEHREFKDLKLFYRFRKDDGTFPLDSEAKVFMRGQRIYEKLMNAENNLLQTREEDNGSFERALVATEFIDWLLQEGEIADREEAERLGRRLLEHGIIQHVTNRNHFVDGPLLYQFRMNFRRRRRLIELLHERSRSIPESHDSPFCLRKQNSDGGNTSFLSVSPTKEIKVVVGVRRSSLSSSCGSSGYFSSSLTLSSSPPVLCNPKSVLKRQVSPEELQSPGGPFVKKTFTIVGDAVGWGFVVRGSKPCHIQAVDPGGPAAAAGMKVCHFVVSVNGRNVLAQDYRTVSNLILTGPRTIVMEVMEEA; translated from the exons ATGGTGCTTGAAGG AGAGATGGACGGCATCGGGTTCACCATGCAGAAGAAGGCTGCGGAGCTGGAGCGGCTGGCCGAGGTGCTCGTCACCGGAGAACAGCTGAG GCTGAGGCTCCACGAGGGGAAGTTGATCAAGGATCGGCGGCATCACCTGCGTACTTACCCAAACTGCTTTTTGGCAAAGGAGCTCATTGATTGGCTCATCGAACACAAGGAGGCCTCAGATCGAGACACAGCCATTAAGATCATGCAGAAACTCTTGGACCAGAGCATCATTCACCACG TGTGTGACGAGCACCGTGAGTTCAAAGACCTGAAGCTGTTCTACCGCTTCCGGAAAGACGACGGCACATTCCCATTGGACAGTGAGGCCAAAGTCTTCATGAGGGGTCAGAGGATCTATGAGAA GTTGATGAACGCAGAAAACAACTTGTTACAAACCAGAGAGGAGGACAACGGGTCCTTTGAGCGCGCGCTGGTGGCCACCGAGTTCATCGACTGGCTGCTACAGGAGGGCGAGATCGCAGaccgggaggaggcggagcggcTGGGACGGAGGCTTCTAGAACATGGCATCATCCAGCACG TAACCAATAGGAACCACTTTGTTGACGGGCCCCTCCTCTACCAATTCAGGATGAATTTCCGGCGGCGACGGCGTCTAATCGAACTGCTTCACGAGCGCAGCCGCAGCATCCCGGAGAGTCACGACAGTCCTTTCTGCCTCCGCAAACAGAACTCGGATGGAGGAAACACCAGCTTCCTCTCTG TGAGTCCTACTAAAGAGATCAAGGTGGTGGTCGGGGTTCGGAGGAGCAGCTTGAGCAGCAGCTGTGGCAGCAGCGGTTATTTCAGCAGCAGTCTTACGCTCAGCAGCAGTCCTCCTGTCCTTTGCAACCCCAAGTCTG TTCTAAAAAGACAAGTGAGTCCAGAGGAGCTGCAGTCACCAGGAGGACCTTTTGTCAAGAAGACATTCACC ATTGTAGGCGATGCCGTGGGCTGGGGCTTTGTGGTGCGAGGAAGCAAACCCTGTCACATTCAGGCTGTGGACCCTGGtggacctgcagcagctgctggcaTGAAG GTGTGTCACTTTGTGGTGTCGGTGAACGGACGGAACGTCCTCGCGCAGGACTACCGCACCGTCAGCAACCTGATCCTGACCGGACCCAGGACAATAGtcatggaggtgatggaggaggcgtAG
- the deptor gene encoding DEP domain-containing mTOR-interacting protein isoform X1, which translates to MVLEGREMDGIGFTMQKKAAELERLAEVLVTGEQLRLRLHEGKLIKDRRHHLRTYPNCFLAKELIDWLIEHKEASDRDTAIKIMQKLLDQSIIHHVCDEHREFKDLKLFYRFRKDDGTFPLDSEAKVFMRGQRIYEKLMNAENNLLQTREEDNGSFERALVATEFIDWLLQEGEIADREEAERLGRRLLEHGIIQHVTNRNHFVDGPLLYQFRMNFRRRRRLIELLHERSRSIPESHDSPFCLRKQNSDGGNTSFLSVSPTKEIKVVVGVRRSSLSSSCGSSGYFSSSLTLSSSPPVLCNPKSVLKRQVSPEELQSPGGPFVKKTFTIVGDAVGWGFVVRGSKPCHIQAVDPGGPAAAAGMKVCHFVVSVNGRNVLAQDYRTVSNLILTGPRTIVMEVMEEA; encoded by the exons ATGGTGCTTGAAGG CAGAGAGATGGACGGCATCGGGTTCACCATGCAGAAGAAGGCTGCGGAGCTGGAGCGGCTGGCCGAGGTGCTCGTCACCGGAGAACAGCTGAG GCTGAGGCTCCACGAGGGGAAGTTGATCAAGGATCGGCGGCATCACCTGCGTACTTACCCAAACTGCTTTTTGGCAAAGGAGCTCATTGATTGGCTCATCGAACACAAGGAGGCCTCAGATCGAGACACAGCCATTAAGATCATGCAGAAACTCTTGGACCAGAGCATCATTCACCACG TGTGTGACGAGCACCGTGAGTTCAAAGACCTGAAGCTGTTCTACCGCTTCCGGAAAGACGACGGCACATTCCCATTGGACAGTGAGGCCAAAGTCTTCATGAGGGGTCAGAGGATCTATGAGAA GTTGATGAACGCAGAAAACAACTTGTTACAAACCAGAGAGGAGGACAACGGGTCCTTTGAGCGCGCGCTGGTGGCCACCGAGTTCATCGACTGGCTGCTACAGGAGGGCGAGATCGCAGaccgggaggaggcggagcggcTGGGACGGAGGCTTCTAGAACATGGCATCATCCAGCACG TAACCAATAGGAACCACTTTGTTGACGGGCCCCTCCTCTACCAATTCAGGATGAATTTCCGGCGGCGACGGCGTCTAATCGAACTGCTTCACGAGCGCAGCCGCAGCATCCCGGAGAGTCACGACAGTCCTTTCTGCCTCCGCAAACAGAACTCGGATGGAGGAAACACCAGCTTCCTCTCTG TGAGTCCTACTAAAGAGATCAAGGTGGTGGTCGGGGTTCGGAGGAGCAGCTTGAGCAGCAGCTGTGGCAGCAGCGGTTATTTCAGCAGCAGTCTTACGCTCAGCAGCAGTCCTCCTGTCCTTTGCAACCCCAAGTCTG TTCTAAAAAGACAAGTGAGTCCAGAGGAGCTGCAGTCACCAGGAGGACCTTTTGTCAAGAAGACATTCACC ATTGTAGGCGATGCCGTGGGCTGGGGCTTTGTGGTGCGAGGAAGCAAACCCTGTCACATTCAGGCTGTGGACCCTGGtggacctgcagcagctgctggcaTGAAG GTGTGTCACTTTGTGGTGTCGGTGAACGGACGGAACGTCCTCGCGCAGGACTACCGCACCGTCAGCAACCTGATCCTGACCGGACCCAGGACAATAGtcatggaggtgatggaggaggcgtAG